The following are encoded in a window of Ranitomeya variabilis isolate aRanVar5 chromosome 8, aRanVar5.hap1, whole genome shotgun sequence genomic DNA:
- the LOC143787803 gene encoding protein kinase C delta type-like: MHRSEFFSQEKLLRTLYRTYLLKKQMIPVQHPPEMKTLKKGKKRGNTSPEKGDAALNKRGRMVESESGKDVTSEIRFSGSAKTRSSHIHHERAENQSCREQLKRKRTSDTETTIKRRRETDKSIDQAPEGVIGAQTTSPSEQVTACLSLESFIFTRKLGEGSFGRVMLATHQPSGLQLAVKMVKKRKLLEYAKHNLRLEREVLKITEGIRFFTHAYGTFQTADYAFYAMEYLSGGDLTAFINSRGPLDVCTTRFLAAEILSGIQFLHSRGIIHRDLKPDNILLDGDGHAKIADFGLAAMNVFGSQKISEFCGTAGYMAPEMIWQQPFNYSVDLFAFGVIVYQMATGFFPFNYGHCARRLAFSVTCDKPCYPNTMDSQLRDVIERLLCKLPKKRQYVCSNLKGHPFFSPINWKELEMRRSRPPFTMNPIPVLKTSKQMELHQVMSGIEAQKPPITLEDQRLFCGFSYISNRWKNITGTEAQKTPITPEDQRLICGFSSISNRWKNITGTEAQKPPGSPEDKWLFRGFSYIRNMWKNIKSRINYGNFNIS, translated from the exons ATGCACCGAAGCGAGTTTTTCTCACAGGAgaaacttctcaggacattgtacaggacgtACCTGTTAAAAAAACAGATGATCCCTGTACAACATCCACCAGAGATGAAGAcccttaaaaaggggaaaaaaagagggaacacttctcctgagaaaggagATGCAGCCCTAAATAAGAGAGGAAGAATGGTGGAATCTGAGAGTGGAAAGGATGTTACCTCTGAAATAAGGTTTAGCGGATCAGCTAAAACCAGGAGCTCTCACATACATCATGAGAGAGCTGAAAATCAAAGTTGTAGAGAACAACTTAAGAGAAAGAGGACATCTGACACTGAGACCACCATCAAGAGAAGACGTGAGACTGACAAATCCATCGATCAAGCTCCGGAAG GTGTAATCGGTGCTCAGACCACCAGCCCTTCAGAGCAAGTGACTGCCTGTCTTTCCCTGGAGAGTTTCATCTTTACCAGGAAGCTTGGAGAAGGCAGTTTTGGCAGGGTGATGCTGGCGACACATCAACCCAGCGGACTTCAGCTGGCAGTCAAGATGGTCAAGAAGAGGAAATTGTTGGAGTATGCTAAACACAACCTCCGCTTAGAGAGAGAGGTCCTGAAAATCACTGAAGGCATCAGATTCTTCACACAtgcctatgggaccttccagacagCG GACTATGCATTTTATGCCATGGAATATCTGAGTGGTGGCGATTTGACTGCATTTATCAATTCCAGAGGCCCCCTGGATGTCTGCACGACCAG GTTCCTTGCAGCAGAAATCTTGAGTGGAATACAGTTTCTCCACAGTCGGGGGATTATTCACCG gGATTTAAAACCAGACAACATTCTTCTGGACGGTGATGGACACGCTAAGATTGCTGATTTCGGCCTTGCTGCTATGAATGTATTTGGCTCTCAGAAGATCAGTGAATTTTGCGGCACTGCTGGCTATATGGCTCCTGAG ATGATCTGGCAACAGCCCTTTAATTACTCTGTCGACCTGTTCGCTTTTGGGGTCATAGTCTACCAAATGGCCACAGGATTTTTCCCGTTTAACTATGGTCACTGTGCTCGAAGGCTTGCCTTTTCAGTGACATGTGATAAACCTTGCTATCCGAACACCATGGATTCTCAGCTCAGGGATGTCATAGAGAGA CTGTTGTGTAAATTACCAAAGAAGAGGCAGTATGTTTGCAGCAATTTAAAAGGACATCCATTCTTCTCGCCCATAAACTGGAAGGAATTAGAGATGAGAAGGTCACGTCCACCATTTACAATGAACCCT ATCCCAGTTTTGAAAACCAGCAAACAAATGGAATTGCACCAAGTGATGTCTGGCATTGAAGCTCAGAAACCACCTATAACCCTGGAGGACCAGCGGCTGTTCTGTGGCTTCTCCTATATCAGCAACAGGTGGAAGAACATTACTGGCACTGAAGCTCAGAAAACACCTATAACCCCGGAGGACCAGCGGCTGATCTGTGGCTTCTCCTCTATCAGCAACAGGTGGAAGAACATTACTGGCACTGAAGCTCAGAAACCACCTGGAAGCCCAGAGGACAAGTGGCTGTTCCGTGGCTTCTCCTATATCAGAAACATGTGGAAGAACATTAAGAGCCGCATAAATTACGGCAATTTCAATATATCCTAG